One Malus domestica chromosome 11, GDT2T_hap1 genomic region harbors:
- the LOC103449014 gene encoding aluminum-activated malate transporter 13-like → MGSTVITIPADGELACPKNIQDKDERQKFSIFGIISNRTLRVLDQKSKQDMRKLLHSIKVGVALVLVSLLYLLDPLYEQVGENAMWAIMTVVVIFEFYAGATLSKGLNRGFGTILGGVLGCSAATFAQEVCRMGKGNAVIIGSSVFVISASATYFRLVPSIKKRYDYGVMIFILTFNLVIVSGLRAEKVLELARDRLSTIGMGFAVCIFISLLVFPTWASDELHDSTAHKFQLLADSIEGCLENYFRLDKEIMKDDQPRSISSRCKSVLHSRSKDETLANFAKWEPWHGKFGLNYPWTKYLQVGELLRELATIVISLKGCLQSPRQPSSSLRQSIEEPSEAVGLTLAWILRELGESLVKMRRCNREAVIVPKLKSMRLEMSSIVSTFKFGPIENVDGLAIASFVFLLAEMVEKVEELGKEIEELGELAGFHTK, encoded by the exons ATGGGTTCAACCGTGATAACTATTCCGGCAGATGGGGAGCTTGCTTGTCCCAAAAATATTCAAGACAAAGATGAGAGGCAGAAGTTTTCCATTTTTGGAATTATTTCCAATCGTACACTTAGAGTACTTGATCAGAAAAGCAAGCAAGATATGAGAAAGTTGCTTCACAGCATCAAGGTTGGAGTTGCCCTAGTATTGGTTTCACTTCTCTATCTTCTGGATCCTCTCTATGAGCAAGTTGGAGAGAATGCCATGTGGGCTATAATGACCGTCGTCGTCATTTTTGAGTTCTATGCAG gtgCTACACTTAGTAAGGGCTTAAACCGTGGATTCGGAACAATTTTAGGAGGTGTATTGGGGTGTTCAGCTGCAACTTTTGCCCAAGAAGTTTGTAGAATGGGCAAGGGCAACGCCGTGATTATCGGTTCTTCGGTGTTTGTCATCA GTGCATCTGCGACATATTTTAGATTAGTACCAAGTATCAAGAAAAGATATGACTATGGAGTCATGATCTTCATCCTGACCTTCAATCTAGTAATCGTATCGGGTTTACGTGCCgaaaaagtgttggaattagctcgTGATCGTCTTTCAACGATCGGAATGGGATTTGCCGTATGCATATTCATAAGCTTGCTAGTCTTCCCTACATGGGCTAGTGATGAACTTCATGACTCTACAGCTCATAAATTTCAACTCCTTGCAGACTCAATTGAAG GATGCTTGGAGAATTACTTCAGATTGGACAAGGAAATTATGAAGGATGACCAGCCTAGGTCCATTTCTAGTAGATGCAAGTCGGTGTTGCACTCCAGGTCCAAGGATGAGACACTG GCAAATTTTGCGAAGTGGGAACCATGGCACGGAAAGTTTGGTCTCAACTACCCCTGGACAAAATACCTACAAGTTGGAGAGCTTCTTCGAGAGCTAGCTACCATTGTCATTTCCCTCAAAGGTTGTCTTCAATCTCCTAGACag CCGTCGTCGAGTCTGAGGCAGTCGATCGAAGAACCCAGTGAAGCTGTAGGGTTGACACTTGCATGGATCCTAAGAGAGCTTGGGGAGAGCCTTGTAAAGATGAGAAGATGCAACCGGGAGGCTGTGATAGTGCCCAAATTGAAGTCAATGAGACTAGAGATGAGCTCGATTGTTTCTACTTTCAAGTTTGGACCAATAGAGAATGTTGATGGACTTGCAATTGCAAGCTTTGTCTTCTTGTTGGCAGAGATGGTTGAAAAGGTGGAAGAATTGGGAAAGGAGATTGAAGAACTTGGAGAGCTTGCTGGTTTTCATACTAAATAG